In a single window of the Papaver somniferum cultivar HN1 chromosome 8, ASM357369v1, whole genome shotgun sequence genome:
- the LOC113305445 gene encoding ATP-dependent DNA helicase PIF7-like, with protein MYFVSPNAGELYYLRMLLTNVRGAHSFDGLRTVTNGEACTVHDTFKEACIALGILANDGELEKCLQEAVVMQTGNQLRKLFCIILSECNPTKPELLWEKYGMNICDDLQHRLRSMFNIPNPTDEHAMDYGLYILDQLLRQSGKKLENYKSMPRPRHDWGQIVVRESVLNTDIERLNVEQRTTYNSIVDSVNNRDGRMFFLNGSAGTGKTFLYNTIARSCRRDGNIVLTVASSGIASLLLDGGRTAHSTFKIPFNVQEDSNIGISKDSEYAQLLKEVRFVIWDEVSMQHRFCMEAVDRLLRDIRSDDRHFGGVTVVLGGDFRQTLPVVSNAGREQTVGASIRSSFLWDYINVLTLNQNMRLEQQPENLGFANFLLEIGTNPKEVVNLPSTMNKCQNMHEMISSVYPLLGKDGPMSTEHLTERIILSPRNEDVHKINLEALGNLQGEAYTYLAVDKMIRDDHGRDSRFTTEFLNNLNPPGSPPFKLDIKVGCPVMLLRNLAPKEGLCNGTRLVVTRCRRYVIEAKIITGEKAGEIIFIPRITFQPSPSELDIQMERRQFPIHVAYAMTINKSQGQSVKYVDIDLCTPVFSHGQLYVALSRCTAARRITLLMPNESNECFNLETKNVVYPEILL; from the exons ATGTATTTTGTTAGCCCTAATGCTGGAGAGTTGTACTACTTACGTATGTTACTCACAAATGTAAGAGGTGCCCATTCTTTTGACGGGTTAAGgactgtaactaatggagaagCGTGCACGGTCCATGATACGTTCAAAGAGGCATGCATTGCACTGGGAATATTAGCAAATGATGGAGAATTGGAAAAATGCCTTCAAGAAGCGGTGGTTATGCAAACTGGAAATCAGCTGAGGAAACTGTTCTGCATTATCCTATCAGAATGCAATCCAACAAAACCGGAGCTTTTATGGGAGAAATATGGAATGAACATATGTGATGATCTTCAACATAGATTACGATCGATGTTTAATATCCCAAATCCAACTGATGAACATGCTATGGATTACGGATTATACATATTGGATCAACTGCTTCGACAATCTGGAAAAAAACTAGAGAACTATAAGTCAATGCCACGACCAAGACATGATTGGGGTCAAATAGTGG TAAGGGAATCCGTGCTCAATACGGATATTGAGAGATTGAATGTCGAACAACGGACGACGTACAATTCAATAGTGGATTCTGTGAACAACCGCGATGGTCGAATGTTTTTTCTGAATGGAAGTGCGGGTACGGGGAAAACTTTTTTGTACAACACAATAGCAAGAAGTTGTCGTAGAGATGGAAACATAGTTTTAACTGTTGCTTCATCGGGTATTGCTTCATTACTTCTTGATGGAGGTCGCACAGCCCATTCGACTTTTAAGATACCATTTAATGTCCAAGAAGATAGTAATATTGGGATTAGTAAGGACTCCGAGTACGCCCAACTACTTAAAGAAGTCAGATTTGTCATATGGGATGAAGTTTCAATGCAACATAGATTTTGTATGGAGGCGGTTGACCGTCTACTACGAGATATTCGTAGTGATGACAGACATTTTGGAGGTGTAACAGTTGTTTTGGGTGGAGATTTTCGACAGACTTTACCGGTGGTCTCGAACGCAGGTCGTGAACAAACTGTTGGAGCATCTATAAGAAGTTCATTTCTTTGGGATTATATTAATGTCTTGACACTAAACCAAAATATGCGATTGGAACAACAACCAGAAAATTTGGGATTTGCTAACTTCTTACTAGAG ATCGGGACGAAccctaaagaagttgttaacctACCATCGACAATGAACAAATGTCAAAACATGCATGAGATGATATCTTCAGTGTACCCGCTCCTGGGAAAGGATGGACCAATGTCAACAGAACACTTAACCGAGAGAATTATTTTATCTCCACGTAATGAAGATGTCCATAAGATTAATCTGGAGGCATTAGGAAATTTGCAGGGTGAGGCTTATACATATCTTGCTGTTGACAAGATGATTCGGGATGACCACGGAAGGGATTCAAGGTTCACAACCGAATTTCTCAACAATTTAAATCCACCAGGATCACCTCCATTTAAGCTAGACATTAAAGTTGGATGTCCGGTTATGTTATTGAGAAATCTTGCACCAAAAGAAGGTCTGTGTAATGGTACTAGACTGGTGGTCACGAGGTGTAGACGATATGTGATTGAAGCTAAAATCATAACAGGGGAAAAGGCTGGTGAGATAATATTCATCCCAAGAATAACTTTTCAACCTTCACCTTCAGAGCTAGACATACAAATGGAAAGACGCCAATTTCCCATACATGTTGCATATGCAATGACGATTAACAAATCACAGGGACAATCGGTGAAGTATGTGGACATCGATTTATGCACTCCAGTATTTAGCCATGGTCAACTTTATGTGGCATTGTCTAGGTGTACTGCTGCTAGGAGAATAACTTTATTGATGCCAAATGAGTCGAATGAGTGTTTTAATCTGGAAACCAAAAATGTAGTGTATCCCGAAATTTTATTGTAA